One stretch of Thalassovita sp. DNA includes these proteins:
- a CDS encoding urease accessory protein UreD: protein MKYRAPKTAIAGLKTSGCMKLLFPQVQEDAMTAVTLNTAGGITGGDQLKLNVSVGEAAHLRLTTQAAERVYRAHPGEVGSVDTQLQIAAGARLDWLPQETILFDHGALNRRLTIDMARDARLLLVEPLVFGRAAMGEVITQITLRDHLTVHRDGTLIFADALRFDGDLHQQMQRAALGGGAGAMASALLASTEAECEALLPKLRAMLPDTAGVSLLRPGLLFLRAVAADGFDLRRVLIPALTLMNGAALPRTWMI from the coding sequence GTGAAATACCGTGCGCCGAAAACGGCGATTGCCGGTCTGAAAACCTCGGGATGTATGAAGCTGCTGTTCCCCCAGGTGCAGGAAGACGCGATGACCGCGGTCACCCTGAACACGGCGGGCGGGATCACCGGGGGCGACCAGCTGAAGCTGAACGTCTCGGTCGGGGAAGCCGCCCATCTGCGGCTGACCACACAGGCCGCAGAACGGGTTTACCGCGCCCACCCCGGGGAGGTTGGCAGCGTCGACACCCAGCTGCAGATCGCGGCGGGGGCCCGTCTGGATTGGCTGCCGCAGGAAACGATCCTGTTTGATCATGGTGCCCTCAATCGGCGACTGACCATCGACATGGCCAGAGATGCCCGGTTGCTGCTGGTCGAACCCCTGGTGTTCGGACGCGCCGCCATGGGCGAGGTGATCACCCAGATCACCCTGCGCGATCACCTGACGGTACACCGTGACGGTACACTGATCTTCGCCGATGCCCTGCGGTTTGACGGGGATCTGCATCAGCAAATGCAGCGCGCGGCCCTCGGCGGCGGTGCTGGCGCGATGGCCTCGGCCCTGCTGGCCAGCACAGAAGCCGAATGTGAGGCCCTGTTGCCGAAACTGCGGGCGATGCTGCCCGACACTGCCGGTGTCAGCCTGCTGCGGCCGGGTCTGCTGTTCCTGCGCGCCGTTGCCGCCGACGGCTTTGATTTGCGGCGCGTTCTGATCCCGGCCCTGACCCTAATGAATGGCGCGGCCCTGCCACGCACCTGGATGATTTAA
- a CDS encoding urease subunit gamma encodes MQLTPREKDKLLIAMAAEVARKRLARGVKLNHPEAIALITEAVVEGARDGRSVADLMQAGAEVISRDDCMEGIAEMIHEVQVEATFPDGTKLVTVHAPIR; translated from the coding sequence ATGCAACTGACACCCAGAGAAAAAGACAAGCTGCTGATCGCCATGGCGGCAGAAGTGGCCCGCAAACGTCTGGCCCGGGGCGTGAAGCTCAATCATCCCGAAGCCATCGCCCTGATCACCGAAGCCGTGGTGGAAGGCGCCCGCGATGGGCGCTCGGTCGCGGATCTGATGCAGGCCGGGGCCGAGGTGATCAGCCGCGACGACTGTATGGAGGGCATCGCCGAGATGATCCACGAGGTGCAGGTTGAGGCAACCTTCCCCGATGGCACCAAACTGGTGACCGTGCACGCGCCGATCCGCTGA
- a CDS encoding urease subunit beta → MIPGEVFPAEGVLELNAGQPVVTLMVANTGDRPVQVGSHYHFAEANPGLEFDRAAARGLRLDIAAGTAVRFEPGQRREVSLVPLSGARQVYGFNQQIMGALD, encoded by the coding sequence ATGATCCCAGGAGAAGTTTTCCCGGCTGAGGGCGTGCTGGAGTTGAACGCCGGCCAGCCTGTTGTCACCTTGATGGTGGCAAATACCGGCGACCGTCCGGTGCAGGTGGGCAGCCATTATCACTTTGCCGAGGCCAACCCGGGCCTGGAGTTTGACCGCGCCGCCGCGCGCGGGCTGCGGCTGGACATTGCCGCCGGCACAGCCGTGCGGTTTGAACCGGGACAGAGGCGTGAGGTTTCGCTGGTGCCGCTGTCTGGCGCACGCCAGGTCTATGGCTTCAACCAGCAGATTATGGGGGCGTTGGACTGA
- a CDS encoding lysozyme inhibitor LprI family protein, which yields MIRSPLSALCLTFMLPSPSWAANCEDAMTTAEMRVCTAEALARADSRLNTAYRDARVAAREADRLHSEVPGNGAEYHLREAQRAWIKLRDADCALAGFPFRGGTMEPVLVTSCLADLTEKRTEDLKDLAQTLRF from the coding sequence ATGATCCGTTCGCCCCTAAGCGCCCTTTGCCTTACCTTCATGCTGCCGAGCCCATCCTGGGCGGCCAACTGTGAGGATGCGATGACCACCGCTGAGATGCGGGTCTGCACCGCCGAAGCCCTGGCGCGCGCTGACAGCCGGCTCAACACCGCCTACCGCGATGCCCGTGTGGCCGCGCGTGAGGCCGACCGGCTGCACAGTGAGGTGCCAGGTAATGGGGCCGAATATCATCTGCGCGAGGCCCAGCGTGCCTGGATCAAACTGCGAGACGCAGATTGTGCCTTGGCAGGGTTCCCCTTCCGCGGCGGCACGATGGAACCGGTGCTGGTGACCAGCTGCCTGGCCGATCTGACAGAAAAACGAACCGAAGACTTAAAAGACTTAGCGCAGACGCTGCGCTTCTAG
- the ureC gene encoding urease subunit alpha: protein MPATISRADYAAMFGPTTGDRLRLADTDLIIEVEKDFTSYGEEVKFGGGKVIRDGMGQSQATRAEGAVDTVITNALVVDWTGIYKADVGLKSGRIHQIGKAGNPDTQPGVDVIVGPGTEVIAGEGKILTAGGFDSHIHYICPQQIEDALHSGLTTMLGGGTGPAHGTLATTCTPGPWHIGRMLQSADAFPMNLAFAGKGNASLPAALEEQVKGGACALKLHEDWGTTPAAIDCCLSVADAMDVQVMIHTDTLNESGFVEHTVKAMKGRTIHAFHTEGAGGGHAPDIIKICGEEHVLPSSTNPTRPFTVNTVDEHLDMLMVCHHLDKSIPEDVAFAESRIRRETIAAEDILHDMGAFSIIASDSQAMGRVGEVLIRTWQTADKMKKQRGRLAEETGDNDNFRVRRYIAKYTINPAIAHGISHEIGSIEAGKRADLVLWDPAFFGVKPEMVLIGGSIVCAQMGDPNASIPTPQPVYSRPMFGAYGRAVENAAVTFVSAAAAAEGIGDTLGLAKQVVAVENTRNIGKSDLKLNHATPHVEVNPETYEVRADGELLTCEPAESLPMAQRYFMF, encoded by the coding sequence ATGCCTGCCACGATTTCCCGCGCGGATTATGCCGCGATGTTTGGCCCCACCACCGGCGACCGGCTGCGGCTGGCAGACACGGATCTGATCATTGAGGTGGAGAAAGACTTCACCAGCTACGGCGAAGAGGTGAAATTCGGCGGCGGCAAAGTGATCCGTGACGGCATGGGCCAGTCGCAGGCCACCCGCGCCGAAGGGGCGGTGGACACGGTGATCACCAACGCCTTGGTTGTGGACTGGACCGGGATCTATAAGGCGGACGTGGGCCTGAAATCAGGCCGCATTCACCAGATCGGTAAGGCCGGCAACCCCGACACTCAGCCCGGTGTAGACGTGATCGTCGGCCCCGGTACTGAGGTGATCGCGGGCGAAGGCAAAATCCTGACAGCGGGCGGTTTTGACAGCCATATCCATTACATCTGCCCACAGCAGATTGAGGATGCGCTGCATTCCGGCCTGACCACCATGCTGGGCGGCGGCACTGGCCCTGCCCATGGCACGCTGGCCACCACCTGCACGCCGGGGCCCTGGCATATTGGGCGGATGCTGCAATCGGCTGATGCCTTCCCGATGAATCTGGCCTTTGCGGGGAAAGGCAATGCCTCCCTGCCCGCCGCATTGGAGGAGCAGGTCAAAGGCGGCGCCTGTGCGCTGAAGCTGCATGAGGACTGGGGCACCACCCCGGCGGCGATCGACTGCTGCCTGTCGGTGGCCGACGCGATGGATGTTCAGGTGATGATCCACACCGACACGCTGAATGAATCGGGGTTTGTCGAACACACCGTGAAGGCGATGAAAGGCCGCACCATCCATGCCTTCCACACCGAAGGGGCCGGTGGCGGCCATGCGCCCGATATCATCAAGATCTGTGGTGAAGAACATGTGCTGCCCTCCTCCACCAATCCCACACGGCCTTTCACCGTGAACACGGTGGATGAACATCTGGACATGTTGATGGTCTGTCACCACCTCGACAAATCGATCCCCGAGGATGTGGCCTTTGCCGAAAGCCGGATCCGGCGTGAAACCATCGCTGCGGAGGATATCCTGCACGACATGGGGGCGTTTTCAATCATCGCATCTGACAGTCAGGCGATGGGGCGTGTCGGTGAGGTGCTGATCCGAACCTGGCAAACCGCCGACAAGATGAAGAAACAGCGCGGCCGCCTGGCTGAGGAAACCGGTGACAATGACAACTTCCGGGTCCGCCGTTACATCGCCAAATACACCATCAACCCCGCCATCGCCCATGGGATCAGCCATGAGATCGGGTCTATCGAGGCAGGCAAACGCGCGGATCTGGTGCTGTGGGATCCGGCCTTCTTTGGGGTGAAGCCTGAAATGGTGCTGATCGGTGGCTCAATCGTCTGCGCCCAGATGGGCGATCCCAATGCCTCCATCCCGACGCCGCAACCGGTCTATTCGCGCCCGATGTTTGGCGCCTATGGCCGCGCGGTGGAAAACGCGGCTGTCACCTTTGTCTCAGCCGCCGCAGCGGCCGAGGGGATCGGCGACACGCTGGGGCTGGCGAAACAGGTGGTGGCGGTTGAGAACACCCGCAACATCGGCAAAAGCGATCTGAAGCTGAACCATGCGACCCCGCATGTGGAGGTGAACCCGGAAACCTATGAGGTGCGCGCCGATGGTGAATTGCTGACCTGCGAACCGGCCGAAAGCCTGCCCATGGCGCAGCGCTACTTCATGTTCTGA
- a CDS encoding urease accessory protein UreE — translation MTQRKLAQTYISQPDGPVSDTLTLTYEARFLRRKLLVTDSGETVLVDLAQVTSLDHDGALQCEDGTLIGVRAAPEPLLQVTGEALPRLAWHIGNRHTPCQIEVERLLIQQDPVIRTMLAHLDAKVSEVEEPFTPEGGAYGHGRTHAHEHGHSAHSHAPDQPHGHDHAH, via the coding sequence ATGACACAACGCAAGCTTGCTCAGACCTATATCTCCCAGCCGGATGGCCCGGTTTCCGACACGCTGACCCTCACCTATGAGGCGCGGTTTTTGCGGCGCAAACTGTTGGTGACGGATTCAGGCGAAACGGTGTTGGTGGATCTGGCCCAGGTCACCTCACTGGATCATGATGGCGCGCTGCAGTGTGAGGATGGCACCCTGATCGGCGTGCGCGCCGCGCCGGAACCCCTACTGCAGGTCACAGGTGAGGCCCTGCCACGTCTGGCTTGGCATATCGGCAACCGCCACACCCCCTGTCAGATTGAGGTGGAGCGGCTGTTGATCCAGCAGGACCCGGTGATCCGCACCATGCTGGCCCATCTGGACGCTAAGGTGAGCGAGGTTGAGGAGCCCTTCACCCCAGAGGGTGGCGCCTATGGTCACGGTCGCACCCATGCGCATGAACACGGCCACAGCGCCCATTCTCACGCGCCGGACCAGCCACACGGGCACGACCATGCTCACTGA
- a CDS encoding urease accessory protein UreF, which yields MLTDPKLLTLTQWLSPAYPVGAFSYSHGLEWAVEAGQVTDAASFAEWLRDILEQGTGRNDAILIAAAYRSPPEALAEVDALACAFAASKERLLETQAQGAAFCKVTAAIWGDMPPALTYPVALGHAAAIQGIPLDQTAVMYLHAFASNLCAAAMRLVPLGQTEGNQVLHQLAPICEAVVAAALPLTTDDLGGACVLAEIASMKHETQYTRLFRT from the coding sequence ATGCTCACTGATCCCAAACTGCTAACCCTGACGCAATGGCTGTCACCGGCATATCCGGTGGGGGCGTTCAGCTACAGTCACGGGTTGGAATGGGCGGTGGAGGCGGGTCAGGTTACCGATGCCGCCAGCTTTGCCGAATGGCTGCGCGATATTCTGGAACAGGGCACGGGGCGCAATGATGCCATCCTGATAGCCGCGGCTTACCGGTCACCGCCAGAGGCTTTGGCGGAGGTCGACGCACTGGCCTGCGCCTTTGCCGCCAGCAAGGAGCGGCTCTTGGAAACCCAGGCGCAGGGCGCAGCCTTCTGCAAGGTGACCGCAGCGATCTGGGGGGACATGCCACCGGCATTGACCTACCCCGTGGCGCTTGGCCATGCCGCGGCTATTCAAGGCATTCCACTGGATCAGACCGCTGTGATGTATCTGCACGCCTTTGCCTCAAACCTCTGCGCGGCCGCGATGCGTCTGGTGCCGCTGGGCCAGACCGAGGGCAATCAGGTGCTGCATCAGCTGGCCCCGATCTGCGAAGCGGTTGTCGCTGCGGCGCTGCCCCTCACCACAGACGATCTGGGCGGCGCCTGCGTCCTGGCCGAAATCGCATCGATGAAACATGAAACCCAATACACAAGGCTGTTTCGCACATGA
- the ureG gene encoding urease accessory protein UreG yields MSKLNGPLRVGIGGPVGAGKTTLTANLCKALGAKYSIGAITNDIYTQEDAEALMRLQVLAQDRIIGVETGGCPHTAIREDASINLAAVDEMQQRHPDLEVVLIESGGDNLSATFSPELADLTLYVIDVAAGEEIPRKGGPAITKSDLLIINKTDLAPHVGASLEVMERDATRMRAGRPFIFAALRHGQGVDEIVAKIKEIGGLG; encoded by the coding sequence ATGAGTAAATTGAACGGACCCCTGCGCGTCGGGATCGGCGGCCCGGTGGGCGCTGGCAAAACGACCCTGACCGCCAACCTCTGCAAAGCCTTGGGGGCGAAATACTCCATCGGGGCGATCACCAATGACATCTACACGCAGGAGGATGCCGAAGCCCTGATGCGACTACAGGTGCTGGCGCAGGACCGGATCATCGGCGTGGAAACCGGCGGTTGCCCACATACGGCGATCCGCGAAGACGCCTCGATCAACCTGGCCGCGGTGGACGAAATGCAGCAACGCCACCCTGACCTTGAGGTGGTGCTGATCGAAAGCGGCGGTGACAACCTCTCGGCCACCTTCAGCCCGGAACTGGCGGATCTGACGCTCTATGTCATTGATGTAGCCGCCGGCGAAGAAATCCCGCGCAAGGGCGGGCCGGCGATCACCAAATCAGACCTGCTGATCATCAACAAAACCGACCTCGCCCCACATGTCGGCGCATCACTTGAGGTGATGGAACGCGACGCCACCCGCATGCGCGCCGGCCGCCCCTTCATCTTCGCCGCCCTGCGCCACGGCCAAGGCGTGGACGAGATCGTCGCCAAAATCAAAGAGATCGGCGGGCTGGGGTAG
- a CDS encoding VOC family protein — MSLISVDKTITIALSVKDRHASATWYQEMLGFELLYHADEAGWSEVQTNTAGVTIGMGEHTKPAPGNCVPVFGIADLDTARQKLEQAKVKFDGDTDVVEGMVKTATFYDPDGNALMLAEDLTGAAE; from the coding sequence ATGTCGCTCATTTCTGTAGATAAAACAATTACCATCGCCCTATCGGTCAAAGACCGCCACGCCAGCGCAACTTGGTATCAGGAGATGTTGGGCTTTGAACTTCTCTACCACGCGGATGAGGCAGGCTGGTCCGAGGTGCAGACAAACACCGCCGGTGTGACCATCGGTATGGGGGAGCACACCAAGCCCGCGCCGGGCAATTGTGTGCCGGTTTTCGGCATCGCAGACCTGGACACCGCGCGGCAGAAGCTGGAACAGGCGAAAGTCAAGTTTGACGGCGACACCGACGTTGTCGAAGGTATGGTCAAAACCGCGACGTTTTACGATCCAGACGGCAACGCGCTGATGCTGGCCGAAGACCTGACCGGCGCGGCCGAATAA
- a CDS encoding winged helix-turn-helix transcriptional regulator — MDIRLFVNITSRAWALPILAQLDAGIAGRQAPLLAATGAGRTAFAQSMDHLITLGLMERNPGYGHPLRPEFRLTPLGKSAAKLAGDIHRIADETDRDLLRRSWTLPVLASLQTPRHFIEIKRDLSPITDRALSQSLKTMEARHWVSRQVDDRTRPPRSRYSAVSTGGLLSDVTASAVTFVQ, encoded by the coding sequence ATGGACATTAGGCTGTTTGTCAACATCACCTCAAGAGCCTGGGCCTTGCCCATTCTGGCGCAGCTGGATGCGGGCATTGCGGGCCGGCAGGCCCCGTTGCTGGCCGCAACTGGCGCTGGCCGAACTGCCTTTGCGCAAAGCATGGACCACCTGATCACGCTGGGGTTGATGGAGCGTAACCCCGGCTATGGTCACCCGCTGCGGCCGGAGTTTCGGCTGACCCCCTTAGGAAAATCAGCCGCCAAGCTGGCAGGTGACATTCACCGCATTGCGGATGAAACGGATCGGGATTTGCTGCGCCGGTCGTGGACGTTGCCGGTTTTGGCGTCCCTGCAAACCCCGCGGCACTTCATTGAGATCAAGCGCGACCTGTCGCCGATCACGGATCGTGCATTGTCACAGTCGTTGAAAACGATGGAGGCCAGACATTGGGTCAGCCGGCAGGTCGATGATCGGACCCGCCCGCCCCGGTCGCGATATTCGGCGGTGAGCACAGGCGGTCTGCTCAGCGATGTGACGGCCTCGGCTGTCACTTTCGTTCAATAG
- a CDS encoding acyl-CoA dehydrogenase family protein, with protein MSVISEDQQMIQDMARSFARDVLAPGAAARDKSKQIEPEILTQMGELGFLGMTVPEELGGVGADYVSYALALMEVAAGDGAISTVMSVHNAPFNAILQRYGSPEQQQNVLRPACEGAFIGAFALTEPHAGSDASAIRSRARRDGDDYVINGEKAFITSGEIGEWVVVFARMEGSEGKKGITAFLVETSNPGYHVTSVEEKLGQRCSDTCALRFEEMRVPANMRIGEEGEGYKIALSSLETGRIGIAAQSAGMAQAALEAAVDYAKDRQSFGQPLIQHQAVGFRLADARTQLEAARQLVLNAARMKDAGIPCLPEAAMAKLFASEAAEKIISDAIQTFGGYGYMQDFPVERIYRDARVCQIYEGTSDIQKLIITRSLMG; from the coding sequence ATGAGTGTGATCAGCGAAGACCAGCAGATGATTCAAGATATGGCGCGCAGCTTTGCCCGCGATGTGCTGGCCCCCGGCGCGGCGGCGCGGGATAAATCCAAGCAGATCGAGCCTGAGATCCTGACCCAGATGGGCGAATTGGGCTTCCTTGGGATGACGGTTCCCGAAGAGCTGGGCGGCGTGGGCGCAGATTACGTGTCATATGCGCTGGCTTTGATGGAGGTGGCCGCCGGTGACGGCGCGATCTCCACTGTGATGTCGGTGCACAACGCGCCCTTCAATGCCATCCTTCAGCGCTACGGCTCACCTGAGCAGCAGCAAAACGTGCTGCGCCCGGCCTGTGAAGGCGCCTTCATCGGGGCCTTTGCCCTGACCGAACCGCATGCGGGCTCTGACGCGTCGGCCATTCGCAGCCGCGCCCGCCGCGATGGTGATGACTATGTGATCAATGGCGAAAAGGCCTTCATCACTTCGGGGGAGATCGGCGAATGGGTTGTTGTCTTTGCCCGTATGGAAGGGTCTGAGGGCAAGAAAGGCATCACCGCGTTTCTGGTGGAAACCAGTAACCCCGGCTATCACGTCACCTCGGTTGAGGAGAAGCTGGGCCAACGCTGTTCCGACACCTGCGCGCTGCGGTTTGAGGAGATGCGGGTGCCCGCCAACATGCGCATCGGTGAAGAGGGTGAGGGCTATAAGATCGCCCTGTCCAGCCTGGAAACCGGCCGCATCGGGATCGCGGCGCAGTCCGCGGGCATGGCACAGGCCGCGCTGGAGGCGGCAGTGGACTACGCCAAAGATCGCCAAAGCTTTGGTCAGCCGCTGATCCAGCATCAGGCGGTGGGTTTCCGCTTGGCGGATGCGCGCACCCAGCTGGAGGCCGCGCGGCAGCTGGTGCTGAATGCCGCCCGAATGAAAGATGCGGGCATCCCTTGCCTGCCCGAGGCGGCGATGGCGAAACTCTTTGCCTCCGAAGCGGCGGAGAAGATCATTTCCGACGCGATCCAGACCTTTGGTGGCTACGGCTATATGCAGGATTTCCCGGTGGAACGGATCTATCGCGACGCCCGTGTTTGCCAGATCTATGAGGGCACCAGCGATATTCAGAAGCTGATCATCACGCGGTCGCTGATGGGCTAG
- a CDS encoding alpha/beta family hydrolase, whose translation MPGLLYHCDKPLFQALAQEFRQQGMGLLQCDFDYADDPDFMNAPKMNQLDQIYRDGKSIGDLVQRLGDFDEMFLVGKSLGAMAMAAALDSGNFDQARAIWVTPGLQNSTLGDQIIAHPGRSLVLMGDLDPSCLPETLAPLREAVQVRVAVIEGADHAFAASDLFSEEDLTQAAMQALANWMPLRPHG comes from the coding sequence ATGCCCGGGTTGCTTTACCATTGCGACAAACCGCTGTTTCAGGCGCTGGCACAGGAATTTCGCCAGCAGGGCATGGGGCTGCTGCAATGCGACTTTGACTATGCCGATGATCCCGACTTCATGAATGCGCCCAAAATGAATCAGCTGGATCAGATCTACCGGGACGGTAAATCGATCGGGGATCTGGTTCAGAGGCTTGGCGATTTTGATGAGATGTTTCTGGTCGGCAAATCGCTGGGCGCAATGGCCATGGCCGCGGCATTGGACAGTGGCAACTTTGACCAGGCGCGGGCCATCTGGGTCACCCCCGGCCTGCAAAACAGTACGCTTGGGGATCAGATCATCGCTCACCCCGGCCGGTCGCTGGTGCTGATGGGCGATCTGGATCCCAGCTGTCTGCCCGAAACCCTTGCCCCGCTAAGAGAAGCAGTCCAGGTGCGCGTCGCTGTCATCGAAGGGGCCGATCACGCCTTTGCCGCCAGCGATCTCTTCAGCGAAGAGGATTTGACCCAGGCTGCAATGCAGGCCCTTGCCAATTGGATGCCCCTGCGGCCGCACGGTTAG
- a CDS encoding Lrp/AsnC family transcriptional regulator produces MDLDHTNLRILSLLEKDARLPTAEIARQVHLSRPAVQERIARMEGAGVIAGYRVQIGQAGGVRAMVFVRIAERPCDPALQFLAAQTGVVEVASLSGELDAVVRVNLPTVAALADLNEVIGSSDLIAEARSQVILRVL; encoded by the coding sequence ATGGATCTGGATCACACAAACCTGCGCATCCTGTCCCTATTGGAAAAGGACGCGCGCCTGCCCACGGCCGAGATTGCGCGGCAGGTGCATCTGTCCCGCCCCGCCGTGCAGGAACGGATCGCGCGGATGGAGGGCGCGGGCGTCATCGCGGGTTACCGCGTTCAGATCGGGCAGGCAGGCGGTGTGCGCGCTATGGTGTTTGTGCGGATCGCTGAGCGGCCCTGCGACCCGGCATTGCAGTTCTTGGCGGCGCAGACAGGTGTGGTTGAGGTGGCCTCACTCTCCGGTGAGTTGGACGCGGTGGTGCGGGTGAACCTGCCGACGGTGGCGGCCTTGGCGGACCTGAATGAGGTGATTGGCAGCTCTGACCTGATTGCTGAGGCGCGGTCGCAGGTGATCCTGCGGGTGTTGTGA
- a CDS encoding cupin, which yields MRKIVPTDFSPKRAWAALDIEQIEGATVRLHWTDTPYKWHVNDGPEVFVVLDGHVDMHVREAGVETVLPLTKGEVFHAETGDEHVAHPNGPAHVLVIEKVDSV from the coding sequence ATGCGGAAAATTGTGCCAACTGACTTCAGCCCGAAACGAGCCTGGGCCGCGCTGGACATTGAACAAATTGAGGGCGCGACGGTGCGCTTGCATTGGACCGACACACCTTACAAGTGGCACGTGAACGATGGGCCTGAGGTCTTTGTCGTCCTCGACGGTCACGTCGATATGCATGTGCGCGAGGCGGGTGTGGAAACGGTGCTGCCCCTCACAAAGGGTGAGGTTTTTCACGCCGAAACTGGCGACGAACATGTCGCCCACCCCAACGGCCCTGCCCATGTCCTGGTCATCGAAAAGGTCGACAGCGTCTAA
- a CDS encoding LysR family transcriptional regulator, whose amino-acid sequence MDRLTEMEAFATVVDQGGFTDAARKMGISKSAVSKHVSSLEHRLGARLLNRTTRRVSPTEIGLAYYDRARRVLNDAGEADALVTSMQSAPSGLLRISVATDFGVNHLSPILGEFLSDFPEINVNMVLNNRYVELISEGFDMAIRIGELEDSTLRARKLTETTKRMIAAPAYFEKHGRPKKIDDLNEHKLLHYSNQSSGNVWKLTAPSGEKRQVRTAGGLSVNDGQSLLNAAVAGLGIAYLPSYLYADALKAGLVEDVIPELPMETQGIYAVYPPGRFTQPKVRAFIDFLVHEFADKGPIDW is encoded by the coding sequence ATGGACCGCCTGACCGAAATGGAAGCTTTTGCCACCGTCGTGGATCAGGGCGGATTCACGGATGCAGCCCGCAAGATGGGGATTTCCAAATCCGCTGTGTCCAAACATGTGTCCAGCCTCGAGCATCGTCTCGGCGCGCGGCTGCTCAATCGCACCACCCGGCGGGTGTCACCGACCGAAATCGGTTTGGCCTATTATGATCGGGCGCGCCGGGTGCTGAATGACGCGGGCGAAGCGGATGCTTTGGTGACCTCGATGCAATCGGCGCCCTCGGGCTTGTTGCGGATTTCGGTCGCGACGGATTTTGGGGTGAACCACCTGAGCCCGATCTTGGGGGAATTTCTGTCAGACTTCCCTGAGATCAACGTCAACATGGTGCTGAACAACCGCTACGTGGAGCTGATCTCCGAAGGGTTTGATATGGCCATCCGCATTGGTGAGCTGGAAGACAGCACATTGCGGGCCCGCAAGCTGACGGAAACCACCAAACGCATGATCGCGGCGCCGGCCTATTTTGAAAAACATGGCCGCCCCAAGAAGATCGACGATCTGAACGAACACAAGCTGCTGCATTATTCCAACCAGTCCAGTGGCAATGTCTGGAAACTGACCGCCCCCTCTGGTGAGAAGCGCCAGGTGCGCACCGCTGGTGGCTTGAGCGTGAATGACGGCCAATCGCTGTTGAATGCAGCTGTGGCGGGTCTGGGCATCGCCTATCTGCCCAGCTACCTCTACGCCGATGCGCTGAAGGCGGGTCTGGTCGAAGATGTGATCCCTGAACTGCCCATGGAAACCCAAGGCATCTACGCGGTTTACCCGCCGGGCCGGTTCACCCAGCCCAAGGTGCGCGCCTTCATCGATTTCCTGGTGCATGAATTTGCCGATAAAGGCCCGATCGACTGGTAA